In one Nicotiana sylvestris chromosome 8, ASM39365v2, whole genome shotgun sequence genomic region, the following are encoded:
- the LOC138874793 gene encoding uncharacterized protein, with amino-acid sequence MNHLEKIANKIFEVNRVTFSDDELLVEGTEHNRALYLTVKCENSVVTQTLVDNGPSVNICPLSTLSKLKIEDERIHMNNICVRAFDGGGKDSIGDIVLELTIGPVEFTMEFQVLDIVVSYNLQLGRPWIHAAKAIPSILH; translated from the coding sequence atgaatcacttggaaaaaatagccaacaaaatctttgaagtaaacagagttactttttccgatgatgaattgcttgtagagggtactgagcataacagagCCCTTTACCTTACAGTGAAGTGTGAGAACTCTGTGGTGACCCAGACATTGGTTGACAATGGGCCAAGTgtaaacatctgtcctctctccactctaagcaagttgaaaatagaagatgagaggatccatatgAACAACATTTGCGTGCGGGCatttgacggcggaggtaaaGACTCAATTGGGGACATAGTGTtggagctgacgatagggcccgttgagttcacaatggagtttcaggtgctggatatagttgtttcctataatttgcaattaggtcgaccatggatccacgccgctaaagcaaTCCCATCAATACTACACtag